The Burkholderia pyrrocinia genome has a segment encoding these proteins:
- the astA gene encoding arginine N-succinyltransferase → MIVVRVVQTGDVDALVSLAKETGPGLTTFKPDRDALAARIERTRRTLAGEAAPGEAGYFFVMEESKTGDIAGVCGIESQVGLEQPFYNYRVSTVVHASQELGVWTRMSALNISHDLTGYAEVCSLFLSPRYRTGGVGGLLSRSRFMFIAQFRERFPERICAELRGHFDEDGTSPFWRAVGSHFYQIDFNAADYLSSHGRKSFLAELMPRYPVYVDLLPKDAQGAVGLTHRDTLPARKMLEAEGLRYQNHVDIFDAGPVLECHVNDLRTVRESVVVPVAIGVPDARDDGPKSLVSNTSLTDFRVGVAPGVVANGSFVLSADDAVALDVKAGEPVRVLPLKVKQG, encoded by the coding sequence ATGATCGTCGTTCGGGTCGTACAAACGGGCGACGTCGACGCGCTCGTGTCGCTCGCGAAGGAAACCGGGCCGGGCCTGACCACGTTCAAGCCCGACCGCGACGCGCTCGCCGCGCGCATCGAGCGCACGCGCCGCACGCTGGCAGGCGAGGCCGCGCCCGGCGAAGCCGGCTACTTCTTCGTGATGGAAGAATCGAAGACGGGCGACATCGCGGGCGTGTGCGGGATCGAATCGCAGGTCGGCCTCGAACAGCCGTTCTACAACTATCGCGTGAGCACGGTCGTGCACGCGAGCCAGGAACTCGGCGTGTGGACGCGGATGTCCGCGCTGAACATCTCGCACGACCTGACGGGTTATGCGGAAGTGTGCTCGCTGTTCCTGAGCCCGCGCTATCGCACGGGCGGCGTCGGCGGCCTGCTGTCGCGCTCGCGCTTCATGTTCATCGCGCAGTTCCGCGAGCGCTTTCCGGAACGCATCTGCGCGGAACTGCGCGGCCACTTCGACGAAGACGGCACGTCGCCGTTCTGGCGCGCAGTCGGTTCGCACTTCTACCAGATCGATTTCAACGCGGCCGACTACCTGAGCTCGCACGGCCGCAAGTCGTTCCTCGCGGAACTGATGCCGCGCTACCCGGTGTACGTCGACCTGCTGCCGAAGGATGCGCAGGGCGCGGTCGGCCTCACGCACCGCGACACGCTGCCGGCCCGCAAGATGCTCGAGGCCGAAGGGCTGCGCTACCAGAACCACGTCGACATCTTCGACGCGGGCCCCGTGCTCGAATGCCACGTGAACGACCTGCGCACGGTGCGCGAGAGCGTCGTCGTGCCGGTCGCGATCGGCGTGCCCGATGCGCGCGATGACGGTCCGAAGTCGCTCGTGTCGAACACGTCGCTCACCGATTTCCGCGTCGGCGTCGCGCCGGGCGTGGTCGCGAACGGCTCGTTCGTGCTGTCGGCCGACGATGCCGTCGCGCTCGACGTGAAGGCCGGCGAACCGGTCCGCGTGCTGCCGCTCAAAGTCAAACAGGGATAA
- a CDS encoding SDR family oxidoreductase gives MTTKVLLIGATGRTGQACADLLLKQPEFEVTALVRRHGYALAGARVVEADLTNDFSHAFQGITHVIYAAGSAETDGAAEEEQIDRDAVARAAEYTLAYNGQKLVVISSLSAYRPEQGPDTLRHYSQMKREGDERVIASGVDYVILRPGPLADGPGVGKIALTDAWLDPAPPVSRQDVAWAAIEAIKLGISRKMVGFVGGGVPIEQALRA, from the coding sequence ATGACGACGAAGGTACTGCTGATTGGCGCGACCGGCCGCACGGGCCAGGCGTGCGCGGATCTGCTGCTCAAGCAGCCGGAGTTCGAGGTCACGGCGCTGGTGCGCCGGCACGGCTATGCGCTGGCGGGCGCGCGGGTCGTCGAGGCCGATCTGACGAACGATTTCTCGCACGCATTCCAGGGCATCACGCACGTGATCTACGCGGCCGGCTCGGCCGAAACGGACGGCGCGGCCGAAGAGGAACAGATCGACCGCGACGCGGTCGCCCGCGCGGCCGAATACACGCTGGCCTACAACGGGCAGAAGCTCGTGGTGATCAGCTCGCTGTCCGCGTACCGGCCCGAGCAGGGCCCCGATACGCTGCGCCACTATTCGCAGATGAAGCGCGAAGGCGACGAGCGCGTGATCGCGTCGGGCGTCGACTACGTGATCCTGCGCCCCGGCCCGCTCGCGGACGGGCCGGGCGTCGGCAAGATCGCGCTGACCGACGCGTGGCTCGACCCCGCGCCGCCGGTATCGCGCCAGGACGTTGCATGGGCCGCGATCGAGGCGATCAAGCTCGGTATCTCGCGCAAGATGGTCGGCTTCGTCGGCGGCGGCGTGCCGATCGAGCAGGCGCTGCGCGCGTAG
- a CDS encoding ABC transporter substrate-binding protein, producing the protein MKLDWRKVAAHAVVAASAVAAGSAVAADLKEIRFGVEASYAPFEYKTPDGKLTGFDIDIGNAVCAKLKTKCVWVENDFDGLIPALQARKFDAINSDMTITDQRKHAIAFTDPIYTIPNQLIAKQGSGLLPTPQSLKGKRVGVLQGTIQEAYAKKKWAPAGVEVVPYQTQDLAYADLKSGRLDATFQDSEAGSKGFLTKPQGQGFAFAGSTVSDTEILGSGVGFGLRKNDAALKTALDQALKDLKADGTIDNLAKKYFSVPVTLK; encoded by the coding sequence ATGAAGTTGGATTGGCGTAAAGTGGCCGCGCATGCGGTGGTGGCGGCATCGGCGGTGGCGGCAGGCAGCGCGGTTGCCGCGGATCTGAAGGAGATCCGGTTCGGCGTCGAGGCCTCGTACGCACCGTTCGAATACAAGACGCCCGACGGCAAGCTGACCGGCTTCGACATCGATATCGGCAACGCGGTGTGCGCGAAGCTGAAGACGAAGTGCGTGTGGGTCGAGAACGACTTCGACGGCCTGATCCCGGCGCTGCAGGCGCGCAAGTTCGATGCGATCAACTCGGACATGACGATCACCGACCAGCGCAAGCACGCGATCGCGTTCACCGATCCGATCTACACGATTCCGAACCAGCTGATCGCGAAGCAGGGCAGCGGCCTGCTGCCGACCCCGCAATCGCTGAAGGGCAAGCGCGTCGGCGTGCTGCAGGGCACGATCCAGGAAGCGTACGCGAAGAAGAAGTGGGCGCCGGCCGGCGTCGAAGTCGTGCCGTACCAGACGCAGGACCTGGCCTATGCCGACCTGAAGTCGGGCCGTCTCGACGCGACGTTCCAGGATTCGGAAGCCGGTTCGAAGGGCTTCCTGACGAAGCCGCAGGGCCAGGGCTTCGCGTTCGCGGGCAGCACGGTCAGCGACACCGAGATCCTCGGCTCGGGCGTCGGCTTCGGCCTGCGCAAGAACGACGCGGCGCTGAAGACCGCGCTCGATCAGGCGCTGAAGGACCTGAAGGCCGACGGCACGATCGACAACCTCGCGAAGAAGTACTTCAGCGTGCCCGTGACGCTCAAGTAA
- a CDS encoding HDOD domain-containing protein, whose translation MSITEHLPRTALLDKLWARMNERGDFPLLSESLRATMAAMKNDDLDFTALVRVVLSDFALTQKVLRLANSAMYMAFGGNITTVTRALMVLGMDAVGHLVVGLKLVDHFHHSTPRRIDAKLELNRALLSGCVARKLTEHAELRGGEEAVVCTLMRQVGKLLVVCYLDSEWDRIRRRAAELNGDEQTACVDVLGVGFDEIGLEAAARWRLPDLIRAGMADDGGHAAHDDADDEYDDDRNAGHAADDGPADRVRWLRAVSRCSTDVASALVMPASPQRDARIAALAQHYGAELDMESNALVEIADRLAREEASDTVMREIVELRANADAIARAQAEPEACLEAGLADLRALPSEHVLTPVLALASESLLAGLAFTRTVMFVRHDDGTFAARLGFGTGVDTALDRLRFDERFEPDVFHLAITNSVGIFIEQAQEPKMLKRLPAWYLDAFDDTRAFVLLPVRVGATTVALLYGDWAGAQPARKITQQEMSVLNELARELGRFFPA comes from the coding sequence ATGTCAATCACCGAACACCTGCCCCGCACCGCGCTGCTCGACAAGCTGTGGGCCCGGATGAACGAACGGGGCGACTTCCCGCTGCTGTCGGAATCGCTGCGCGCGACGATGGCCGCGATGAAGAACGACGATCTCGATTTCACCGCGCTCGTGCGCGTCGTGCTGTCGGATTTCGCGCTCACGCAGAAAGTGCTGCGGCTCGCGAACTCCGCGATGTACATGGCGTTCGGCGGCAACATCACGACCGTCACCCGCGCACTGATGGTGCTCGGCATGGACGCGGTCGGCCATCTCGTCGTCGGGCTGAAGCTCGTCGACCATTTCCACCACAGCACGCCGCGGCGCATCGACGCGAAGCTCGAACTGAACCGTGCGCTGCTGTCCGGCTGTGTCGCGCGCAAGCTCACCGAGCATGCCGAGCTGCGCGGCGGCGAGGAAGCCGTCGTCTGCACGCTGATGCGCCAGGTCGGCAAGCTGCTGGTGGTCTGCTATCTCGACAGCGAATGGGACCGGATCCGTCGGCGCGCGGCCGAGCTGAACGGCGACGAACAGACCGCCTGCGTCGACGTGCTCGGCGTCGGCTTCGACGAGATCGGGCTCGAAGCGGCCGCGCGCTGGCGGCTGCCCGACCTGATCCGCGCGGGAATGGCCGACGACGGCGGCCACGCGGCCCACGACGACGCGGACGACGAATACGACGACGACCGCAACGCGGGTCATGCGGCCGATGACGGCCCGGCCGACCGCGTACGCTGGCTGCGCGCGGTGAGCCGCTGCTCGACTGACGTCGCGAGCGCGCTCGTGATGCCCGCGAGCCCGCAGCGCGACGCGCGCATTGCAGCGCTCGCGCAGCACTACGGCGCCGAGCTCGACATGGAGTCCAACGCGCTCGTCGAGATTGCCGACCGGCTCGCGCGCGAGGAAGCGAGCGACACCGTGATGCGCGAGATCGTCGAGCTGCGCGCGAACGCCGATGCGATCGCGCGCGCGCAGGCCGAGCCCGAGGCATGCCTCGAAGCCGGTCTCGCGGACCTGCGCGCGCTGCCGTCCGAGCATGTGCTGACGCCGGTGCTCGCGCTCGCGTCGGAGAGCCTGCTGGCCGGCCTCGCGTTCACGCGCACCGTGATGTTCGTGCGTCACGACGACGGCACGTTCGCCGCGCGCCTCGGCTTCGGCACCGGCGTCGATACGGCGCTCGACCGGCTGCGCTTCGACGAACGCTTCGAGCCGGACGTGTTTCATCTCGCGATCACGAATTCGGTCGGCATCTTCATCGAGCAGGCGCAGGAACCGAAGATGCTCAAGCGCCTGCCCGCGTGGTATCTCGACGCGTTCGACGACACGCGCGCGTTCGTGCTGCTGCCCGTGCGCGTCGGCGCGACGACCGTCGCGCTGCTGTACGGCGACTGGGCCGGCGCGCAGCCCGCGCGCAAGATCACGCAGCAGGAGATGAGCGTGCTCAACGAGCTCGCGCGCGAACTGGGCCGGTTCTTCCCCGCGTAA
- the cdpA gene encoding putative bifunctional diguanylate cyclase/phosphodiesterase codes for MPARAGAPRRDDSVRNWLEQTVGTVDFLAHVDRELRFLYVSDASLRFIGYHRDYLHTLTLRDLIAEQDTAALEGLLARAARSGQVEKATMCIVKSLTYPLDVEVRAFKSRHHGVDGFAIAAFDVSSWRALEARLTYEMHHDPMTGLDNLSALVPALMHAQQIADEDGTCAALLLLDLDDYQRINRALGYDAGDTLLRETAQRLKALVTPNERLARVASDKFAVVLGAPDRTQASNTADALARRLQAAVREPYVYQGQTVHLSASIGIALYPDERAAPHRAQHHSPLLRRADHALAQAKASGGNALAFHAPVDDPADAERLKLEADLYDGVRNGEFSLHFQPITHSQSCAVVGVEALIRWRHPVHGLVPPATFIPLAESIGLINYLGNWVLKAACMQLVAWDRQGLALQYVAVNVSPQQFRDPRFTQSVREAITLTGIDPRRIVLEITESLLMHDPAHAKGLLEELTDLGIRFAIDDFGTGYSSLAYLQRFPLAKLKIDRSFVENLLTSRNDRAIVSAVVGLAQTLDLELVAEGVETEAQRELLTEMGCNHIQGWLVCQALPSEELARRFETQLLHLHAAA; via the coding sequence ATGCCCGCGCGCGCCGGTGCGCCGCGCCGCGACGACTCCGTGCGCAACTGGCTGGAACAGACGGTCGGCACGGTGGATTTCCTTGCCCATGTCGACCGCGAGCTGCGCTTTCTGTACGTGTCCGACGCGAGCCTGCGCTTCATCGGCTACCACCGCGACTACCTGCACACGCTGACGCTGCGCGACCTGATCGCCGAACAGGATACCGCGGCGCTCGAAGGCCTGCTTGCGCGCGCCGCGCGTTCGGGCCAGGTCGAGAAGGCGACGATGTGCATCGTCAAGTCCCTCACCTATCCGCTGGACGTCGAGGTCCGCGCGTTCAAGAGCCGTCACCACGGCGTCGACGGCTTCGCGATCGCGGCGTTCGACGTATCGTCGTGGCGCGCGCTCGAGGCGCGCCTCACGTACGAAATGCACCACGACCCGATGACGGGGCTCGACAACCTGTCCGCGCTCGTGCCTGCACTGATGCACGCGCAGCAGATCGCCGACGAGGACGGCACCTGCGCGGCGCTGCTGCTGCTCGACCTCGACGACTACCAGCGGATCAACCGCGCGCTCGGCTACGACGCGGGCGACACGCTGCTGCGCGAAACCGCGCAGCGGCTGAAGGCGCTCGTCACGCCGAACGAACGGCTTGCGCGCGTCGCGAGCGACAAGTTCGCGGTCGTACTCGGCGCGCCGGACCGCACGCAGGCGAGCAATACCGCCGACGCGCTCGCGCGCCGGCTGCAGGCCGCGGTGCGCGAGCCCTACGTGTACCAGGGGCAGACCGTGCACTTGTCCGCCAGCATCGGCATCGCGCTCTATCCGGACGAGCGTGCCGCGCCGCATCGTGCGCAGCACCACAGCCCGCTGCTGCGCCGCGCCGACCACGCGCTCGCGCAGGCGAAGGCATCGGGCGGCAACGCGCTCGCGTTCCATGCGCCCGTCGACGATCCGGCCGACGCCGAACGGCTGAAGCTCGAAGCCGACCTGTACGACGGCGTGCGCAACGGCGAGTTTTCGCTCCATTTCCAGCCGATCACGCACAGCCAGTCGTGCGCGGTGGTCGGCGTCGAGGCGCTGATCCGCTGGCGCCATCCGGTGCACGGCCTCGTGCCGCCGGCAACCTTCATTCCGCTCGCCGAATCGATCGGCCTGATCAACTATCTCGGCAACTGGGTGCTCAAGGCCGCGTGCATGCAGCTCGTCGCATGGGACCGCCAGGGGCTCGCGCTGCAATACGTGGCAGTCAACGTATCGCCGCAGCAGTTCCGCGACCCGCGCTTCACGCAGAGCGTGCGCGAGGCGATCACGCTGACGGGCATCGACCCGCGCCGCATCGTGCTCGAAATCACCGAAAGCCTGCTGATGCACGACCCCGCGCATGCAAAGGGGCTGCTCGAGGAGCTGACCGATCTCGGCATCCGTTTCGCGATCGACGATTTCGGCACCGGCTATTCGAGCCTCGCGTACCTGCAGCGCTTCCCGCTCGCGAAGCTGAAGATCGACCGCAGCTTCGTCGAGAACCTGCTGACGTCGCGCAACGACCGCGCGATCGTGTCGGCGGTGGTCGGCCTCGCGCAGACGCTCGATCTCGAGCTCGTCGCCGAAGGCGTCGAGACCGAGGCGCAGCGCGAACTGCTGACGGAGATGGGCTGCAATCACATCCAGGGCTGGCTCGTCTGCCAGGCGCTGCCGTCCGAGGAACTCGCACGGCGCTTCGAGACGCAGCTGCTGCACCTGCACGCCGCCGCCTGA
- the astD gene encoding succinylglutamate-semialdehyde dehydrogenase, translated as MTELFIDGAWVAGSGPVFASRNPGTDEIAWQGDSASAADVDRAVASARRAFAGWSALDFESRCAIVKRFAALLNERKEAIATAIGRETGKPLWEARTEVASMAAKVGISIQAYQERTGEKRQDMADGVAVLRHRPHGVVAVFGPYNFPGHLPNGHIVPALIAGNTVVFKPSELAPGVARATVEVWQEAGLPDGVLNLVQGEKDTGIALANHRQIDGLFFTGSSDTGTLLHKQFGGRPEIVLALEMGGNNPLVIGEVEDIDAAVHHTIQSAFLSAGQRCTCARRIFVPQGAFGDRFLARFADVTSKITADVFDADPQPFMGAVISARAAAKLVDAQSRLIEQGAKPIVAMTQRDPRLGFVNAAIVDVTGVANLPDEEHFGPLAQIVRYATFDEAIERANDTAFGLSAGLLADDARVWEHFRRTIRAGIVNWNRPTNGASSAAPFGGTGRSGNHRPSAYYAADYCAYPMASVESTQLTLPASLSPGLHF; from the coding sequence ATGACGGAACTCTTCATCGACGGCGCCTGGGTCGCAGGCTCGGGCCCCGTGTTCGCTTCGCGCAACCCGGGCACGGACGAGATCGCATGGCAGGGCGACAGCGCGTCGGCGGCCGACGTCGACCGTGCGGTCGCGAGCGCGCGCCGCGCGTTCGCCGGCTGGTCGGCGCTCGACTTCGAATCGCGCTGCGCGATCGTCAAGCGCTTCGCGGCATTGCTCAACGAACGCAAGGAAGCGATCGCGACCGCGATCGGCCGCGAGACGGGCAAGCCGCTGTGGGAAGCGCGCACCGAAGTCGCATCGATGGCCGCGAAGGTCGGCATCTCGATCCAGGCCTACCAGGAACGCACGGGCGAGAAGCGCCAGGACATGGCCGACGGCGTCGCGGTGCTGCGCCACCGCCCGCACGGCGTCGTCGCGGTGTTCGGCCCGTACAACTTCCCCGGCCACTTGCCGAACGGCCATATCGTGCCCGCGCTGATCGCCGGCAACACGGTCGTGTTCAAGCCGTCGGAGCTTGCACCGGGCGTCGCGCGCGCGACGGTCGAAGTGTGGCAGGAAGCGGGGCTGCCGGACGGCGTGCTGAACCTCGTGCAGGGCGAGAAGGACACGGGCATCGCGCTCGCGAACCATCGGCAGATCGACGGGCTGTTCTTCACGGGCAGCTCGGATACCGGCACGCTGCTGCACAAGCAGTTCGGCGGCCGTCCGGAGATCGTGCTCGCGCTCGAGATGGGCGGCAACAACCCGCTCGTGATCGGCGAGGTCGAGGACATCGACGCGGCCGTGCATCACACGATCCAGTCGGCGTTCCTGTCGGCCGGCCAGCGCTGCACGTGCGCGCGCCGCATCTTCGTGCCGCAGGGCGCGTTCGGCGACCGCTTCCTCGCGCGCTTCGCCGACGTCACGTCGAAGATCACGGCCGACGTGTTCGACGCCGATCCGCAGCCGTTCATGGGTGCGGTGATCTCGGCGCGCGCGGCGGCAAAGCTGGTCGACGCGCAGTCGCGCCTGATCGAGCAGGGCGCAAAGCCGATCGTCGCGATGACGCAGCGCGATCCGCGCCTCGGTTTCGTGAACGCGGCGATCGTCGACGTGACGGGCGTGGCGAACCTGCCCGACGAAGAACATTTCGGCCCGCTCGCGCAGATCGTCCGCTACGCGACGTTCGACGAAGCGATCGAGCGCGCGAACGACACGGCGTTCGGCCTGTCCGCCGGCCTGCTGGCCGACGACGCGCGGGTCTGGGAGCACTTCCGCCGCACGATCCGCGCCGGGATCGTCAACTGGAACCGGCCGACCAACGGCGCATCGTCCGCCGCGCCGTTCGGCGGCACGGGCCGCTCGGGCAACCATCGCCCGAGCGCGTACTACGCGGCCGACTATTGCGCGTATCCGATGGCGTCGGTGGAAAGCACGCAACTGACCTTGCCCGCGAGCCTGTCGCCGGGCCTGCATTTCTGA
- the astE gene encoding succinylglutamate desuccinylase, with product MSAAAPLDDFLAFTLAGGTPAVTDGACAGGAVRWHWLGDGLLALEPAAADDAARASVLVSAGVHGDETAPIELLSMLVRDLASGVLPLACRLLVVLGNVPAMRAGERYLDDDLNRLFSGRHAQVPESREAPRAVQLEAAAAAFFAAAPAGGVRWHIDMHTAIRASVFEQFALLPHTGTPPTRTMVEWLGDARIAAVLLHTAKGNTYSHFTAEHCGALACTLELGKVRPFGQNDLARFAPADLAVRRLVSGARGDEGAALPRVFTVIDQITKQSDALELFVAADVANFTAFARGTVLAQDGDYRYTVTHDEERIVFPNPTVKPGLRAGLLVVDTTRETLAALV from the coding sequence ATGTCCGCCGCCGCGCCGCTCGACGACTTTCTCGCGTTCACGCTGGCCGGCGGCACGCCGGCCGTGACGGACGGCGCCTGCGCGGGCGGGGCGGTGCGCTGGCATTGGCTCGGCGACGGGCTGCTCGCGCTCGAACCGGCCGCAGCCGACGACGCGGCGCGCGCGAGCGTGCTCGTGTCGGCGGGCGTGCATGGCGACGAGACGGCGCCGATCGAGCTGCTGTCGATGCTCGTGCGCGATCTCGCATCGGGCGTGCTGCCGCTCGCGTGCCGGCTGCTGGTCGTGCTCGGCAACGTGCCGGCGATGCGTGCGGGTGAGCGCTATCTCGACGACGACCTGAACCGCCTGTTCAGCGGTCGTCACGCGCAGGTGCCCGAGAGCCGCGAAGCGCCGCGTGCCGTGCAGCTCGAAGCGGCCGCTGCCGCGTTCTTCGCGGCGGCGCCGGCGGGCGGCGTGCGCTGGCACATCGACATGCATACGGCGATCCGCGCTTCGGTGTTCGAACAGTTCGCGCTGCTGCCGCATACGGGTACGCCGCCGACGCGCACGATGGTCGAATGGCTCGGCGATGCGCGTATCGCAGCCGTGCTGCTGCATACGGCGAAGGGCAACACGTATTCGCATTTCACGGCCGAGCACTGCGGCGCGCTCGCCTGCACGCTCGAACTCGGCAAGGTGCGGCCGTTCGGCCAGAACGACCTGGCGCGCTTCGCGCCGGCCGACCTGGCCGTGCGTCGGCTCGTATCGGGTGCGCGGGGCGACGAGGGGGCTGCGTTGCCGCGCGTATTCACGGTGATCGACCAGATCACGAAGCAGAGCGACGCGCTCGAACTGTTCGTCGCGGCCGACGTCGCGAACTTCACCGCGTTTGCGCGCGGCACGGTGCTCGCGCAGGACGGCGACTACCGCTACACGGTGACGCACGACGAGGAACGGATCGTGTTTCCGAACCCCACCGTGAAACCGGGCCTGCGCGCGGGCCTGCTCGTCGTCGACACGACGCGCGAGACGCTCGCGGCGCTGGTCTGA
- a CDS encoding peroxiredoxin, which produces MKRKLLLGAVAALVAGHALMAHAELKPGAAAPDFKTQASLGGKTYAYSLADALKQGPVVLYFYPAAFTKGCTIEAHAFADAVDRYKAYGATVIGVSADNIDTLTKFSVSECRSKFPVAADPDAKIIREYDAKLPALDRANRVSYVISPEGKILYEYTSLSPDKHVENTLAAAKAWADAHPKQ; this is translated from the coding sequence ATGAAGCGAAAACTGTTGCTGGGCGCCGTGGCGGCGCTGGTGGCCGGCCATGCGCTGATGGCGCACGCGGAATTGAAGCCGGGCGCCGCGGCGCCGGACTTCAAGACGCAGGCGTCGCTGGGCGGCAAGACATACGCGTACTCGCTCGCCGACGCGCTGAAGCAGGGCCCGGTCGTGCTGTATTTCTACCCGGCCGCATTCACGAAGGGCTGCACGATCGAGGCGCACGCGTTCGCGGATGCGGTCGACCGTTACAAGGCTTACGGAGCGACGGTGATCGGCGTGTCGGCAGACAATATCGACACGCTGACGAAGTTCTCGGTGAGCGAGTGCCGGAGCAAGTTCCCGGTCGCGGCCGACCCGGACGCGAAGATCATCCGCGAATACGACGCGAAGCTGCCGGCGCTCGACCGCGCGAACCGCGTGTCCTACGTGATTTCGCCGGAAGGGAAGATTCTCTACGAATACACGAGCCTGTCGCCCGACAAGCACGTCGAGAACACGCTGGCCGCCGCGAAGGCGTGGGCCGACGCGCATCCGAAGCAGTAA
- the astB gene encoding N-succinylarginine dihydrolase codes for MNAQEANFDGLVGPTHNYAGLSFGNVASLNNEKSAANPKAAAKQGLRKMKQLADLGFAQGVLPPQERPSLRLLRELGFSGKDADVIAKAAKQAPELLAAASSASAMWTANAATVSPSADTSDGRVHFTPANLCSKLHRAIEHDATRRTLSTLFADPAHFAVHEALTGTPALGDEGAANHTRFCAEYGKPGIEFFVYGRAEYRRGPEPKRFPARQTFEASRAVAHRHGLAEEATVYAQQDPDVIDAGVFHNDVISVGNRDTLFTHERAFVNKQAIYDTLTAALDARGARLNVIEVPDAAVSVNDAVTSYLFNSQLLSRADGSQVLVVPQECRENANVAAYLDELAAGNGPIHDVLVFDLRESMKNGGGPACLRLRVVLNEAERAAVTSNVWINDTLFASLDAWIDKHYRDRLAPEDLADPALLDESRTALDALTQILRVGSLYDFQR; via the coding sequence ATGAACGCACAAGAAGCCAATTTCGACGGGCTCGTCGGCCCGACCCACAACTACGCCGGACTGTCGTTCGGCAACGTGGCGTCGCTCAACAACGAGAAGTCGGCCGCGAACCCGAAGGCCGCCGCGAAGCAGGGGCTGCGCAAGATGAAGCAGCTCGCGGATCTCGGTTTCGCGCAGGGCGTGCTGCCGCCGCAGGAGCGACCGTCGCTGCGCCTGTTGCGCGAGCTCGGCTTCTCGGGCAAGGACGCGGACGTGATCGCGAAGGCCGCGAAGCAGGCGCCCGAGCTGCTCGCCGCGGCGAGCTCGGCGTCGGCAATGTGGACCGCGAACGCGGCCACCGTCAGCCCGTCGGCCGATACGAGCGACGGCCGCGTGCATTTCACGCCGGCGAACCTGTGCAGCAAGCTGCATCGCGCGATCGAGCACGACGCGACGCGCCGCACACTGTCGACGCTGTTCGCCGATCCCGCGCACTTCGCGGTGCATGAGGCGCTGACGGGCACGCCGGCGCTCGGCGACGAAGGCGCGGCGAACCACACGCGCTTCTGCGCCGAATACGGCAAGCCGGGCATCGAGTTCTTCGTGTACGGTCGCGCGGAGTACCGCCGCGGCCCCGAGCCGAAGCGCTTCCCGGCACGCCAGACCTTCGAGGCGAGCCGCGCGGTCGCGCATCGCCACGGGCTCGCCGAAGAAGCGACGGTCTATGCGCAGCAGGATCCGGACGTGATCGACGCGGGCGTGTTCCACAACGACGTGATCTCGGTCGGCAACCGCGACACGCTGTTCACGCACGAGCGCGCGTTCGTCAACAAGCAGGCGATCTACGACACGCTGACCGCCGCGCTCGACGCACGCGGCGCGCGCCTGAACGTGATCGAGGTGCCCGACGCGGCCGTGAGCGTGAACGACGCGGTGACGTCGTATCTGTTCAACAGCCAGCTGCTGTCGCGCGCCGACGGCTCGCAGGTGCTCGTCGTGCCGCAGGAATGCCGCGAGAACGCGAACGTCGCGGCCTATCTCGACGAGCTCGCGGCCGGCAACGGCCCGATTCACGACGTGCTCGTGTTCGACCTGCGCGAAAGCATGAAGAACGGCGGCGGCCCCGCGTGCCTGCGCCTGCGCGTCGTGCTGAACGAAGCGGAGCGCGCGGCCGTCACGTCGAACGTGTGGATCAACGACACGCTGTTCGCGTCGCTCGACGCGTGGATCGACAAGCATTATCGCGACCGCCTCGCACCGGAAGACCTCGCCGATCCGGCGCTGCTCGACGAATCGCGCACGGCGCTCGACGCGCTCACGCAGATCCTGCGCGTCGGTTCGCTGTATGACTTCCAGCGCTGA